A stretch of DNA from Chitinispirillum alkaliphilum:
AAGAAACTTCTGAAATTGAAAAATAACAAATTCACTTTATGAGTGGAATACGTGTTTTACCGAATACTTACGGTTAAACCTTTTAATGATGGCACTGGAGAGTTGTATTTCATGATGACCGGTTGCTGTCTGGTTGTTTTTTTCCATGAACGACAAATCGGCACAGTTGTTTGGTTTTAACCAAGGTTTATATAAAGAGATGCATCGTTTTTTTATCAAGGGTATGATTGGGTATGAATGGGTGAATAATCGCCTTGTTTTCTAAATTGAGAATAGAATGGCATAGTAATCGAGCCAACTATTACATGATATATATTTGTTAAATCTTAACAAAGCTTCCTATCTACCAAATACAAAGTTATAATTAGAGCAAATTATGAGTGAATTTCATTTTTCTAAGCCGCCTATTAACGAAGTTGTTTGTGGTATACAATTTGATTCCAGCCATTTTGATTTCCGAATTCAGGATCAATTCTATGAAGCAATAAAGGATGCGTATCCAAACATCAAAGAAAATCCACCTTTGCCAATTATATTTGACAGAGAGGCAACGCCTCCGCAACCTGTTAATAGAGTGCCATTGATTCGACATTTTTTTATCAGTGGTGATAATAGCAAGCTCATCCAATTGCAAGATGGACGGTTGTTGTTTAATTGGAGAAAAATAGAAGAAAAACATGTTTATCCGAAATTTGATGCGGTTTTCAGTGAATTTATGAAGATTTGGGAAAAACTAAGTCTTATTTTTGAAGGAAATAACATTAAAGTAACCCCAAACCAAGTAGAACTCACCTATATTGATCACATTGTCAGGGCTGATTTTGGAGAACAATGGGCTCTTGAAAAAATATTCACTTTTTTCTCCAAAACTCCAGTTGTTGACGATCTTTATTTTCGTTTTGGTATACCGGCTCCAGATTTGTCTGGGCATCTTACGATAACTTCACAATCCGGCCAGAGAATTACAGACCATAAGGATGTAATTATTCTGGATTCAACTTTGAGAGGAATTAATCGTAATATGGATATATCCAATTGGTTTAAAAAAGCCCATGATTGTATTTATGCTTTTTTTATGGATTCAATTACCGAAGATGCAAAAAAAATCTGGGGGTATTCTAAATGATAAATACAATAGATCAGGTTTCTACAGAGATTAGAAATCATGATTACGAAAATCCCAATATGCTTGGCAGCATACCTGTAAGTAAAACTGAAAATATTTGTGTATTTAAAAATAGCTATGAAGCTGTGAATGGACACTCCGGGAAAAATTCAGAACCAACTAATTCTGTTTTCAGTTATATAACAGAGACTTCACAAATCGACATTCGGACATCAGGCTGGGAAACCGAACACTTTTTGATAAAGCAAAAAGCACTTTCAACCTATGTACCTGACAATACACTGTTTCAGCGCACAGATACACACAGTATTCCTGCGTATACAGCTTCGGAAGATGCAGAAAATTTTATCTCAGCAAATCACCTCGCACACTATACTGAGCTAGTTAGCAAATTCATAACTGATTGTTTCGGGAAGTTGTATTCTGTTATTATTGCTAAGCATTTGGACCCTGAGTTAGGGGATGAATACATCGTTTTTAATATAACAATCGACGGCAATATTGATGAGATGATTGATTGCTATGATCTACTTTGCGAGCAAGTATCCAGGGAAATTCCAGCATCTATTCGCCAATTGATCAGATTATCACTTAACCCATTCTGACCTTATGCATCCTGAAGAATTCAATGACTTAGCTATTGAACTATCATCAAAACCGGGTGCAGCTAATGCTCGAACTGCTATCAGTAGAGCTTATTATTCGACATACCATTCGATTAATAAACTATTAAAGATGAACAATCATGCTCTTCCCAAAGGGCCGCAAGGGCACCAATCAGCATACCACTTTCTGAACAATTCCGGTGATACAGAAATGGTTACAATTGCAGGACAGCTAAAATGCAGGGGAAAATTGCCGGAAAAATACTCAGCAAATTGAATGCATGTGAAATTCAAGACGGTCGCCTGAGCGATATTAAGTTAAACATTGAAAAGTTTCACAATGGAAGCTAGTGCTCCCATGCATTATGATTATCAGTCTGGAATTTAAAATACAGGCAGTAGCTTCCCAATATTGCCCCAAACCCCCGCAAAACGCATATTATAACGAACTAAGTTAAGTTCTCCATTTCACACTCTAAAACACACACTCCCAAATGACTCCCTTTCACTCCCAATACTTCGCCTACGATATCACCCGCACCGGTCCTCCAGGGCTTGAACGGCTGTCTCAGTCCCTTTTTAACGCCAGTGTCGATCTAAACCCGCATCAGGTGGAAGCTGCTCTTTTTGCGCTACGCTCTTCACTTAATCCTGGGGTGCTTCTCTGTGATGAGGTGGGGCTGGGGAAAACAATCGAAGCCGGGCTTGTACTTTGCCAGTTGTGGGCTGAACGCAAACGAAAGCTACTCGTTATCTGCCCTGCAGCTTTGCGTAAACAGTGGCAGGTGGAGCTCGAAGAAAAATTCCACCTGCCCGCACAGGTTATCGACCAGATTGTTTACAACAAATTACAAAAAGAGGGCAAAACCAATCCCTTTGATAACAAGGCGATAAATATCGTTTCCTACCACTATGCTGCGCGTAAGGCAAATGAGATCCGGGCTATCGCATGGGACACTGTGGTTATAGATGAAGCACATAAGCTGCGTAATTCCCATCGGGAGAAGAATGTTCTCGGTCAGAGTCTCCGTTTTGCTCTTGAAAACCGGCGAAAGGTTTTGCTTACTGCAACTCCGCTTCAAAACAGCCTTACAGAACTTTACGGTCTTGCATCATTTATAGATGAACAGCTCTTTGGAGATTACCCCACATTTCGTACTCTATACTGCGGTTCAGATGGCGATGTATCTGATTTAAAAGCACGTTTGGGGACGTTTGTAAAACGTACACTTCGCAGGGATGTACTCGAGTTTATACAATACACCGAGCGCAATCTGATAACTATAAGATTCCGCCCGGCCGATGGTGAGCAGAAACTCTATGAAGCGGTTTCAGAATTCCTACAACGAAACGGTACCTATTCTATCCCTCCCAGGCAGAGGCACTTGCTAACGGTCGTGATGCGCAAAGTGCTTGCGTCCTCCTCCAGTGCACTCGCTGGCACTCTCGATGTGATACTGGAAAGGTTGAAAGGCTTACGGGTTGATGCAAAACAGCGGGTCGATTTAACCGAACGTATTCTCGCTGATGAACAGATCGATGAAGAGCTCCTCGAACAGCTCCTCGAGGAGAGTGAGAACTCTGCAGCAGTCGGATATGATGATGAAGAAGCAGGGATAGATCAGGAAAAACTTGAAACTGAAATCAATGAAGTTGAACAATTTGCAAGTTGGGCGCGAAACATTGGTGTAGATACAAAAACCAAAAGTCTCACCAAAGCACTCTCTGTTGGATGGAAGCGAATGAAACAGCTGGGGGCTCAGCAAAAAGCTGTTATCTTCACGGAAAGCCGCCGTACCCAGAAGTATCTGAGTGAATTCCTCGAAAACAACGGTTATGCTGGGCAGGTTGTCTGTTTTTCGGGTGGCGGGGCTGATCCACAGATAAAAGAGATATACCATAAATGGGTCTTAGATAATCCGGGTAAAGCTACAGGATCAAAAGCAGCTGATATACGGCATGCCATAATTGATGAATTCCGTTTGCGATCCAAAATCCTTATTGCCACCGAGGCCGCTTCAGAAGGTTTCAATCTGCAATTCTGCTCGCTTCTGATAAATTTCGACCTGCCCTGGAACCCGCAAAGAATTGAGCAGCGAATAGGCCGTATCCATCGTTACGGTCAGAAGCATGATGTTGTGGTGATCAATTTTCTAAATGCGCGCAATAGTGCCGATGCACGGGTTTATGATCTGCTTCAACATAAGTTCAAGCTCTTTGAGGGGATCTTTGGCGCATCAGATGGAATATTGGGACAAACAGAAAGCGGCGCAGGGTTAGAGAATAAAATTCTCGGTATATACCAGAATTGCCGCTCCGAAGAGCAGATTACAGCCGCTTTTGACAAACTCCGTCAGGAGCTTGATGAAGAGATACAGGATAAGCTGCGCTCTACACGTGAAAAGATTTTTGGCCATTTTGATGAAGATGTTCAGAAACGCC
This window harbors:
- a CDS encoding helicase (Snf2/Rad54 family), with protein sequence MTPFHSQYFAYDITRTGPPGLERLSQSLFNASVDLNPHQVEAALFALRSSLNPGVLLCDEVGLGKTIEAGLVLCQLWAERKRKLLVICPAALRKQWQVELEEKFHLPAQVIDQIVYNKLQKEGKTNPFDNKAINIVSYHYAARKANEIRAIAWDTVVIDEAHKLRNSHREKNVLGQSLRFALENRRKVLLTATPLQNSLTELYGLASFIDEQLFGDYPTFRTLYCGSDGDVSDLKARLGTFVKRTLRRDVLEFIQYTERNLITIRFRPADGEQKLYEAVSEFLQRNGTYSIPPRQRHLLTVVMRKVLASSSSALAGTLDVILERLKGLRVDAKQRVDLTERILADEQIDEELLEQLLEESENSAAVGYDDEEAGIDQEKLETEINEVEQFASWARNIGVDTKTKSLTKALSVGWKRMKQLGAQQKAVIFTESRRTQKYLSEFLENNGYAGQVVCFSGGGADPQIKEIYHKWVLDNPGKATGSKAADIRHAIIDEFRLRSKILIATEAASEGFNLQFCSLLINFDLPWNPQRIEQRIGRIHRYGQKHDVVVINFLNARNSADARVYDLLQHKFKLFEGIFGASDGILGQTESGAGLENKILGIYQNCRSEEQITAAFDKLRQELDEEIQDKLRSTREKIFGHFDEDVQKRLKVQHTEALRTLDRISGNLWRLTKHILGKRAVFDDGSLFFHLKDSPKSNIPAGTYSLARKRDREDTENEVKHRVYHLAHPLGEWCISAAKKSKLPVNNVFFELSDYQTRLSALEPLKGFSGWLTLKLLRIESFDAEEHLLFTAVTDKGQNLDPEIVEQMFRLNGTVGEICFIPPDIEKRLSGDSTVFTDATLRKSAEQNGSLFQERREQLYRWADDVVAAAERELAMAKAALRIAEKEAGSATTVEEQHASQKRIAELESKKRKARRRIDDVEDEIFKKRNELIVQLERRISQKTTVKNIFTLRWTIR